Proteins co-encoded in one Nothobranchius furzeri strain GRZ-AD chromosome 4, NfurGRZ-RIMD1, whole genome shotgun sequence genomic window:
- the LOC139069705 gene encoding G2/M phase-specific E3 ubiquitin-protein ligase-like: MMQGLELNLFEGVSCKGKNLKYSISYYQENRYRYVQYDAALQCNLACFVFRICGEIIATSLVQGGPAPNFFSTCSYHFLRHGQITNEDVPEVTDTEIQNLIQEVKCAEEDALTDLSDAIVACGYTGPIHSDHKKAITEAISLHSVMRLILMLSQLREGLAI, translated from the exons ATGATGCAAGGCCTTGAGTTGAACTTATTTGAAGGAGTTTCATGCAAAGGCAAAAACCTCAAATATAGCATCTCTTACTACCAGGAAAACAGATACAGGTATGTACAGTATGATGCTGCTCTACAGTGTAACTTGGCTTGTTTTGTGTTCAGGATCTGTGGGGAGATCATTGCCACCAGCTTGGTTCAAGGAGGACCAGCACCGAATTTCTTTTCTACTTGCTCCTACCATTTCTTGCGTCATGGACAAATAACAAATGAAGATGTGCCAGAGGTGACTGATACGGAAATCCAGAACCTGATTCAGGAG gtCAAATGTGCCGAAGAAGACGCACTGACAGACCTTTCTGATGCCATTGTAGCATGTGGCTACACCGGTCCAATTCACAGTGATCACAAAAAGGCCATCACTGA GGCCATCAGTTTGCATTCAGTGATGAGACTCATACTGATGCTAAGTCAGCTTAGAGAAGGACTGGCCATCTAG